From the genome of Dryobates pubescens isolate bDryPub1 chromosome 42, bDryPub1.pri, whole genome shotgun sequence, one region includes:
- the LOC128899253 gene encoding olfactory receptor 14A16-like has protein sequence MSNSSSITHFLLLAFTGTRQLQLLRFWLFLATYLAALLGNSLIITTIAWDHHLHSPMYFFLLNLALIDLGYISTTVLKSMANSLWDTRDISYAGCAAQVFFIVVFFSAEYFLLTIMAYDRYAAICRPLHYETLLGSRVCVLLAAAAWACGFLTALLHTANTFSLPLCQGNAVEQFFCEIPQILKLSCSTSYLRELVLIVLSASLFFVCFVFIVVSYVQIFRAVLRIPSQQGCHKAFSTCLPHLAVVSLFITTGFFAHLKPPSISSPFLDLMMAILYSVVPPAVNPLIYSLRNQEMKAALSKLIPGCFQKQ, from the coding sequence atgtccaacagcagctccatcacccacttcctcctgctGGCATTCACAGGCacgaggcagctgcagctcctgcgcttctggctcttcctggccacctacctggcagccctgctgggtaacagtctcatcatcaccaccatagcctgggaccaccacctccactcccccatgtacttcttcctcctcaaccttgcccTCATTGACCTGGGCTacatctccaccactgtcctcaaatccatggccaattccctctgggacaccagggacatctcctatgcaggatgtgctgctcaggtctTTTTTATTGTCGTTTTCTtttcagcagagtattttctcctcaccatcaTGGCCTACGATCGCTAtgctgccatctgcagacccctgcactatgagaccctcctgggcagcagagtttgtgtcctcctggcagcagctgcctgggcctgtggctttctcactgctctgctgcacacagccaatacattttccctgcccctctgccagggcaatgctgtggagcagttcttctgtgagatcccccagatcctcaagctctcttGCTCCAcctcctacctcagggaacttgtGCTAATCGTGCTCAGTGCCTCTTtattctttgtttgctttgtgttcattgtggtgtcctatgtgcaaatcttcagggcagtgctgaggatcccctctcagcagggatgccacaaagccttttccacctgcctccctcacctggctgtggtctccctatTTATCACCACTGGCTTCTTTGCCCATCTGAAGcccccctccatctcctccccattcCTGGATCTGATGATGGCAATTCTCTACTcggtggtgcctccagcagtgaaccctctcatctacagcctgcgGAACCAGGAGATGAAGGCTGCCCTCagcaaactgatccctgggtgttttcagaagcaataa